From a region of the Zingiber officinale cultivar Zhangliang chromosome 4B, Zo_v1.1, whole genome shotgun sequence genome:
- the LOC121976499 gene encoding peroxidase 5-like: MAVLASIVVYSCMALCLMSDAVAAQLRVGFYSQTCPTAETLIRQTFNDAVQQTDDIGADLLRMHFHDCFVRGCDGSVLIASANGNTAEKDAEINQTIEEEAFQVVDNAKAKLEAACPGVVSCADILAFIARDSVAHYGGGFYDVPGGRRDGRISLASDTSELPGPDLRLVQLTQIFARKGLAQSDMITLSGAHTIGIAHCSAFASRLYNSSSSSGVDPTLDAAYAAQLKQQCPTAGSDTEVPMDPPSELGFDNSYYQGISRHRGLFTSDQTLVSTPAAAAQVNLFARNSAVFTSRFALAMVRMGSIGVLTGSNGEIRTNCRVPN, from the exons ATGGCGGTGTTAGCGTCCATAGTTGTTTATTCCTGCATGGCCCTCTGCCTGATGAGCGATGCAGTAGCAGCTCAGCTCAGAGTGGGCTTCTACTCCCAAACCTGCCCTACCGCCGAAACCCTTATCAGGCAAACCTTCAATGACGCTGTCCAGCAGACTGACGACATCGGCGCTGACCTTCTCCGGATGCATTTCCACGACTGCTTTGTCAGA GGGTGTGATGGATCGGTTCTCATAGCTTCGGCGAACGGGAACACCGCGGAGAAGGACGCGGAGATCAACCAAACCATCGAGGAAGAAGCGTTCCAAGTCGTCGATAATGCAAAGGCCAAGCTGGAAGCTGCCTGCCCCGGCGTTGTCTCCTGCGCCGACATTCTCGCTTTCATTGCCCGAGACAGCGTTGCACAC TATGGAGGAGGTTTCTACGATGTTCCTGGTGGAAGAAGAGACGGGAGGATTTCGTTGGCAAGCGACACGTCGGAGCTCCCTGGTCCCGATCTCCGACTCGTTCAACTCACTCAAATCTTCGCCAGGAAAGGGTTGGCCCAATCCGACATGATCACCCTCTCAG GAGCACACACCATTGGCATCGCTCACTGCTCTGCCTTCGCCAGCAGGCTGTATAACTCCAGCAGCAGCTCGGGAGTCGACCCGACGCTGGACGCGGCGTACGCGGCTCAGCTGAAACAACAATGCCCGACGGCGGGGAGCGACACCGAGGTGCCGATGGACCCGCCGAGCGAGCTCGGGTTCGACAACAGCTACTACCAGGGCATCTCGAGGCACAGGGGGCTGTTCACGTCGGACCAGACGCTGGTGTCGacgccggcggcggcggcgcagGTGAACCTGTTCGCGCGCAACTCGGCCGTCTTCACGAGTAGATTTGCGCTGGCGATGGTGAGGATGGGCAGCATCGGCGTGCTGACTGGGAGCAACGGAGAGATACGCACCAACTGCAGAGTGCCCAACTGA